A genome region from Gammaproteobacteria bacterium includes the following:
- a CDS encoding DUF3309 domain-containing protein — MTINTLLLIIIVLLLIGALPVYPYSRGWGYYPSGLLTTVLVVVLVLALL, encoded by the coding sequence ATGACGATCAACACGCTACTGCTCATTATTATTGTTTTACTACTGATCGGGGCACTTCCGGTGTATCCCTACAGTCGCGGTTGGGGTTACTACCCGAGTGGATTGCTAACAACAGTACTCGTCGTCGTCTTAGTGTTAGCGTTACTTTAA
- a CDS encoding HAMP domain-containing histidine kinase, with amino-acid sequence MTFYRATSSRYLILTGFFLLALLLIIGQLSAITSVDRLSRQGKSWIYEAAETLHLSQLLATHITSLERAARQYEVVRNRALYQVYLERHGRFQEDAARLAAHTLTEAQQQRLETLRDEEDAIFEVLDANSPAAEARAAIDKFAALDVVSRAILAESGTLVGQAVDQIQEAASETKHRLVYQAVALIPAALMLAAIYSALINRPIRQMARAIRALGDGKFVEPLRVTGPRDLEELGKQLDWLRLRLRGLEQHKVTILRNISHELKTPLAALREGIELMHDEVPGTLNRQQAEIVRILQTNSVRLHKLIDDLINFSIAQAEDPFLNDRPVQLHRLLERTVQEQQPSLSARRLQVRCEYTEATVVGDQEKLKSIFDNLLSNAIKYSPEGGEIFVQLQRAEGKAVVDVCDQGPGIDMSERTKVFDAFYQGQAATKARVRGSGLGLSIAHAYTRVHKGTIEVLDSVHGAHLRVALPLAGA; translated from the coding sequence GTGACTTTTTATCGAGCGACATCCAGTCGTTATTTAATTCTTACCGGTTTCTTTTTACTCGCACTGTTACTGATCATCGGCCAGTTATCGGCGATCACTTCGGTCGATCGGCTTTCGCGTCAAGGTAAGTCGTGGATCTACGAAGCTGCCGAGACACTGCATCTCAGTCAACTATTAGCCACGCACATCACGTCGCTCGAGCGAGCGGCACGTCAATACGAAGTCGTGCGCAATCGTGCCTTATATCAGGTTTATCTCGAACGTCATGGTCGGTTCCAAGAGGATGCCGCGCGCCTAGCCGCACATACGCTGACTGAAGCGCAACAGCAACGCTTGGAAACGCTGCGCGACGAAGAAGACGCGATTTTCGAGGTGCTCGATGCCAATTCGCCAGCCGCCGAAGCGCGCGCGGCGATCGATAAATTTGCCGCACTCGACGTCGTCAGCCGAGCCATTCTGGCGGAAAGCGGCACGTTAGTGGGGCAGGCGGTCGATCAGATCCAGGAAGCGGCCTCCGAAACGAAACACCGCTTGGTCTATCAGGCGGTAGCGCTCATTCCGGCGGCGTTAATGCTGGCGGCGATCTATAGTGCGTTGATCAACCGGCCGATACGACAAATGGCGCGCGCTATTCGCGCCTTGGGCGACGGTAAATTCGTCGAGCCATTACGCGTGACCGGACCACGCGATTTGGAAGAGCTAGGAAAGCAGCTCGATTGGTTGCGACTGCGATTGCGTGGACTCGAACAGCACAAGGTCACTATTCTGCGCAATATCTCGCATGAACTAAAAACACCGTTGGCGGCGCTGCGTGAAGGCATTGAGCTGATGCACGACGAGGTACCGGGAACGCTCAATCGCCAGCAGGCCGAGATTGTCCGCATCTTGCAAACGAACAGTGTGCGTCTCCATAAGCTGATCGACGACCTTATCAACTTCAGCATCGCCCAAGCGGAAGACCCATTTCTCAACGACCGACCGGTGCAACTGCATCGCTTGCTCGAACGCACCGTGCAGGAACAGCAACCGTCGTTGTCGGCGCGACGGTTGCAAGTGCGTTGCGAATATACCGAAGCGACGGTGGTAGGCGATCAGGAAAAATTGAAATCGATTTTCGATAATCTGCTGTCGAATGCTATTAAGTATTCGCCTGAGGGCGGCGAGATTTTCGTCCAGCTGCAACGTGCCGAGGGTAAAGCCGTGGTGGACGTGTGCGATCAAGGGCCAGGCATTGACATGTCAGAGCGCACTAAAGTTTTCGATGCATTTTATCAAGGTCAAGCCGCAACGAAGGCGCGTGTACGCGGCAGTGGTTTAGGTTTGTCGATCGCGCATGCTTATACGCGTGTGCATAAGGGCACGATCGAAGTGTTGGATAGTGTGCACGGCGCGCATTTGCGCGTTGCGTTGCCTTTGGCCGGCGCGTAA
- a CDS encoding sigma 54-interacting transcriptional regulator, whose product MDSRAQILVVDDDVGLLKLLVMRLNAAGYTAEAAESGEMALARLAAAQPQLVVTDLRMDGIDGMTLYNAIHQRHPTLPVIILTAHGTIPEAVDAIKRGVFGYLTKPFDSKGLLKVVEQALRVTSAHRTTDGSTADRAWRSEIISQSAVMEDLLQQARLVADSEASVLIQSESGTGKELLARAIHRASRRREQPFVAMNCSAIPETLLESELFGHMKGAFTGATQNHKGLFQAANRGTLFLDEIGDMSLTFQAKLLRVLQEKEVRPVGSSETIPVDVRVISATHRDLDRAVVTGEFRQDLYYRLNVVTLRLPTLAQRPEDIPMLVGYFLAKVAERSNKEPKTFAPEAMELLVGASWPGNVRQLQNVVEHTFALSTSSIITASLVNKALNHQPSHVLSFAERRDQFERDYLTQLLRMTQGNVSRAARLAQRNRTEFYKLLRRYHLEPKAFRGDGATTVG is encoded by the coding sequence ATGGACAGCCGCGCACAAATTCTGGTAGTTGACGACGATGTCGGCTTGCTAAAGCTGTTGGTCATGCGGCTCAATGCCGCTGGCTATACGGCGGAAGCGGCGGAGAGCGGCGAGATGGCACTCGCGCGGTTAGCCGCCGCGCAACCGCAGCTCGTCGTTACCGATCTACGCATGGACGGTATCGATGGTATGACGTTATATAACGCTATCCATCAGCGTCACCCGACGTTGCCGGTCATCATACTTACGGCGCACGGTACCATCCCGGAAGCGGTCGACGCGATTAAGCGCGGCGTTTTCGGTTATCTCACCAAACCGTTCGATAGCAAAGGTCTGTTGAAAGTCGTGGAGCAGGCGTTACGCGTGACCAGCGCGCATCGTACGACCGACGGCAGCACTGCCGACCGCGCTTGGCGCAGCGAGATCATTAGTCAAAGCGCGGTGATGGAAGATCTGCTGCAGCAGGCGCGCCTGGTGGCCGACAGCGAGGCATCGGTTCTCATTCAAAGTGAAAGCGGTACCGGCAAGGAATTATTGGCACGGGCGATCCATCGCGCCAGCCGGCGTCGCGAGCAGCCGTTTGTTGCCATGAACTGCAGTGCGATTCCGGAGACCTTGCTCGAGTCGGAATTGTTCGGTCATATGAAAGGCGCATTTACCGGCGCCACGCAGAACCATAAAGGCTTGTTCCAGGCAGCCAACCGCGGCACGTTATTTCTTGACGAAATCGGCGATATGTCGCTTACCTTTCAAGCGAAGTTGTTGCGCGTCTTGCAAGAGAAAGAAGTGCGACCGGTGGGATCGAGTGAAACAATTCCGGTCGATGTGCGTGTGATCTCGGCAACTCACCGTGATCTCGATCGTGCCGTCGTCACTGGCGAGTTTCGTCAAGACCTTTACTACCGGTTGAACGTTGTCACGCTACGTTTGCCGACGTTAGCGCAACGTCCCGAAGATATTCCGATGTTGGTTGGCTATTTCTTGGCAAAGGTCGCCGAGCGCAGCAACAAGGAACCGAAGACGTTTGCACCGGAGGCAATGGAGCTACTGGTTGGCGCGAGCTGGCCAGGAAACGTGCGGCAGTTACAAAACGTGGTCGAGCATACGTTTGCCTTGTCGACCTCGTCGATTATCACAGCGAGCCTGGTGAATAAGGCGCTGAATCATCAGCCGAGCCACGTACTATCATTCGCCGAGCGTCGCGATCAGTTCGAGCGTGACTATCTCACGCAACTGTTACGTATGACGCAAGGTAATGTCAGTCGGGCAGCACGGTTAGCGCAGCGCAATCGGACAGAGTTTTATAAATTGCTGCGGCGATATCACCTGGAACCGAAAGCGTTTCGAGGTGACGGGGCGACAACTGTTGGTTGA
- a CDS encoding BON domain-containing protein, whose product MKWLMVAALGLAVVGCDVPPLPRSQPKANGALKTCYQPPISPTPQPLTALVISYISRDPMTCHQDIRATLMTGRLRLSGVVDSAAAKLRAAELARDIANIAIDNHLIVRDSDITDSPLAGVEVYL is encoded by the coding sequence ATGAAATGGTTAATGGTCGCCGCATTGGGTCTTGCGGTCGTCGGCTGCGATGTGCCGCCGCTGCCACGCTCGCAGCCCAAGGCGAATGGGGCACTTAAGACGTGTTATCAGCCTCCCATCTCACCAACACCCCAACCGCTAACGGCGTTAGTCATCAGTTATATCAGTCGCGATCCGATGACTTGCCATCAAGATATTCGAGCAACGCTCATGACCGGTCGACTGCGCTTAAGCGGCGTCGTTGACAGCGCGGCTGCCAAACTGCGTGCGGCCGAACTGGCGCGGGACATCGCCAATATCGCCATCGACAACCATTTGATCGTGCGCGATTCCGACATTACCGATAGTCCACTCGCTGGTGTCGAGGTTTATTTATAA